In Candidatus Woesearchaeota archaeon, the DNA window CCATCTTATAACTCCTGCATTATTAACTAAAATATCAACTTGCAGATTCTTTTTTAATAAAAAATCAACACAATTTTTTATAGAAGAATCGCTGCAAACATCTAATTTTAAAGAAAAAGAATCTTTGTTACACAAACCAACAACTTTATTTGCTGACAATTCATCATTCTTATAACAAACAACGACCTTGCAACCTTTTTTAGAAAAATCTTTACAAATAGAAGCACCTATACCTCTGCTCCCCCCAGTCACTAAAACCACTTTGTTTTTCAAATTCAAAAAAACCACCTCTTACTAATATTTAATAAATTTTTCATCCGCAGTACTAAAAAGCATTTTACATTCTTTAGTTACGTGCTTAAACACGTATTGCTAACAAAAAAACACGAAATCAAAAACGAACACATAAAATTCATATAAATCCAGCCAAACCTGTTTGAATTTCTTTTTCTTTGCCAAAAACAGACTCAATTCTTCTTTTTGTTAATTCAACAGCCTGCCTAGTATATAAATCTAAATCATATTTGTTAACTAAATCCATACAATAATCAATATACTTAACAATACTACCTTCTGAAATAGTAAATATTATTTTACCGCCACAATTAGTACAATTGCCTGCAAGAGGAGGTCTACGAAATTTTTCATTACATGCAACACATCTAAATTGCTGAAGTGAAAATTTTCTTAAATTTCCTTTTGTATCTCTAATAAAATGCTTGTTTATTATTAATTTGGCAACATCGGCTTCATCGACAGCTCTTAATTTTATTGCTAAATCCATTTGGGCTTCAACTTTTTCACTCATACTAGGCAATAATTTATACGCAGAACAAAGAACGCCTTCATTAAAATCAGAGGTGTCGTGAGTAAAACCCATATTTTCATATTGATCTTCTGTATCTAACAAATTACCTATTCTTTTTATATTAATCTTAAAAGGCATTTCGTAGGCTTCCGCGGATCTATACAACGCTAAGGGGTATTTCCAAGCAACATCCATATTAAATATCATATCGTCTACCTCGCTTGGAAGTATTGCTGTTGTTAAAACAAGAGGTGCATCCATAACGCTGCCTCTGCTGCTGGGTAAATATTTTTGAGAAAAATTTAAGAAAGCATCTAAAGCTAAAGTCACGCAAGACTCATCTCCATCGCAATCTCGCCTCATAGCAGCATGAACATAAGGATGGGCGAAAAAGGCCTGTGTTTTAGAAAACCCTATAATTCTGGTTATTATTCCTGCGCTAGTATGTGGGGCAAGGCCGATTGTCAAATGACCTGCCAAATCATCTTTTGAGTTTAAATTATAAAATGGTTTCATACCATAAAGATTTACAAGGATTTCATCAATAAATTTAGAAGTCCTAAAAAGTATTTCATCAGCAGGTTCATCAGGACTTGAAGGACTACAAGGAATAACTATGTCTTGAGCTTTCAGTTCCAAAATCTGATCTTCAGAAACTAAAGGTTTTCCATAAATATCGCAATCATATCCCAAATCCAACAATTTTTTTATTGAAGTCCTTATTTCTTTTGGTTTAAAATGTGTTAGTGTGACTTCTGAACAATCATATCTTACAGTTCCATCTTTATTTACAGAAACTTCGTGTTTAGCTCTTAAGATTCCTTTCATAATGTGTTCTGCCACATGTTCTTTGTTACTTGTTCCTCTCACACCTTTTATCAAATCAGGTATTATGTTTGTCCTTAATCTTTTTTTCATATCATTCATGATTGTTTGTATTTTTATATTTATTTGAGATACTTCTCTCTCAATTTCTTTAGTTTTATTATCACAAGATTCGCATCTTCTAAAAGGTGTTTCTTTATTACATTTCTCGCAATAATACATTTTTGTTTCTGCACGAATTTTTCCTGCTTCTAATGCTGCTTGAAAACTTCTTAACCTTCCGCCTTCTTCACCGACAGGAAAAAGAACGTGAGGAGAACCTGTTAATTTTCTCATTTTTGCTTTCTCTGGCCTGCCCATTCTAGATCCTATAAATATGCCTGATTTATCTTTTATTTTTATGGGACTTAACAAATTTATAATTTTTAAAACATCTTTTTCTGATTCAAACAAAGAATTATTTATCTCGGAATCTAGATTTAAAATATAAAATAAAACATTTTTTAACTCCATATCTAAAATTAAATTGTTAATTTCTTTCTTGTGAGGCACACCTAATAATTCTAAAGTTCTTTTTGAATCTGAATTTTTTAATATGAATTTATCTTCGTTTTCTGTGCCTGATTTTAACCAAACCCTGAGATTTTTAAGTTGCTCGGCAGATATTTCTTTCCAAAAAAAAGTGTGTTGAGGATGTAATGCAATATTTAAAAGTTGACTTATTTGTTTTGCTGCTTGAAAAGATATCTTGGTCGTTAAATATTTACTTAGTAATTTATTTATTTTTTCAGAATCTATATTAAGCAACTCAGATAATTTTTCAGAATCTATTGTCCAAAAAAGATTTATTGCTGCTTCTTCAAATTCTTGTATCCAATATTCTTCGCAGTAACCTGCAGGAATTAACTTGTGCGCTCTATCAAAAAAATCTCCGAAATTTATTAACACATCTCCTGCGTACAATATTTCTTTTACATCTTGTTTGTGAAACTTTGCATCATCTTCATTTGAAAATTTTAAAACATCACCATTATTGAGTTTTACAATGGGTCCTTCTATAGTATCACAAGCAGTATAAGCAGCAGCCTTACCAGGTCGTTCTACTTTTAATTGGGTTCCTGTTGCTACAAAATTATTAAGAACTTGCATAGAAGCAGGATGTATTGATTGTGCAG includes these proteins:
- a CDS encoding DNA polymerase II large subunit yields the protein MIIASKKTKEYFKLLKDESLKLHKLATEARKKSYDPEDFVEVKIAENLAERVVGLISAVAPQIEGSGAIERILELEKDISPQDWRVAMIIALEIAQEKFCKFKDVVEAMEIGIRTGFAYVTLGVVSAPLEGFTGLELKERLDGKGKYMCLNYAGPIRAAGGTGAAVSVLIADYVRKHMGYQEYDPTEKEINRCSAELEDYHEYVANLQYFPSKEESAFLMKNIPVEISGDPSEKREISSALYKDIPRISTNLLRSGYCLIHSSCIPLKAPKLWKNLVSWNKDLGMEHWSFLEKYIKEVQAKAKSKGKKSKAQDSAPIYPDYTYVKDLVGGRPVLGHPMRSGAFRLRYGRSRTSGFSAQSIHPASMQVLNNFVATGTQLKVERPGKAAAYTACDTIEGPIVKLNNGDVLKFSNEDDAKFHKQDVKEILYAGDVLINFGDFFDRAHKLIPAGYCEEYWIQEFEEAAINLFWTIDSEKLSELLNIDSEKINKLLSKYLTTKISFQAAKQISQLLNIALHPQHTFFWKEISAEQLKNLRVWLKSGTENEDKFILKNSDSKRTLELLGVPHKKEINNLILDMELKNVLFYILNLDSEINNSLFESEKDVLKIINLLSPIKIKDKSGIFIGSRMGRPEKAKMRKLTGSPHVLFPVGEEGGRLRSFQAALEAGKIRAETKMYYCEKCNKETPFRRCESCDNKTKEIEREVSQINIKIQTIMNDMKKRLRTNIIPDLIKGVRGTSNKEHVAEHIMKGILRAKHEVSVNKDGTVRYDCSEVTLTHFKPKEIRTSIKKLLDLGYDCDIYGKPLVSEDQILELKAQDIVIPCSPSSPDEPADEILFRTSKFIDEILVNLYGMKPFYNLNSKDDLAGHLTIGLAPHTSAGIITRIIGFSKTQAFFAHPYVHAAMRRDCDGDESCVTLALDAFLNFSQKYLPSSRGSVMDAPLVLTTAILPSEVDDMIFNMDVAWKYPLALYRSAEAYEMPFKINIKRIGNLLDTEDQYENMGFTHDTSDFNEGVLCSAYKLLPSMSEKVEAQMDLAIKLRAVDEADVAKLIINKHFIRDTKGNLRKFSLQQFRCVACNEKFRRPPLAGNCTNCGGKIIFTISEGSIVKYIDYCMDLVNKYDLDLYTRQAVELTKRRIESVFGKEKEIQTGLAGFI